ctatatatataaaaataagttgtcaaactaaaaaaaggcaaaaactacaaaaaaaactaaaaactaataaaaaagctaaaaaactaaaaaaactaaaaaaaaggcaaaaactacaaaaaaaactaaaaactaataaaaaaaataaaaaacctaaaaaactaaaaaaactaaaaaaactaaaaaaaggtaaaaaactaaaaaaactaaaaactaaaaaaaactaaaaaaaaggaaaaaactgaaaaataagctaaaataaaggtaaaaaccaataaaaaactaaaaaaaaaactgaaaaaactaaaaaaaggcaaaaactacaaaaatactaaaaactaataaaaaaagtaaaaaagctaaaaaactaaaaaaactaaaaaaactaaaaaaaaactaaaaaaaggtaaaaaactaaaaaaaataaaaaataaaaaaaaactaaaaaaaaaggaaaaaactgaaaaataagctaacataaaggtaaaaaccaataaaaactaaaaagaaaaaaaggaaaaaactaaaaaaaattttcatctaaaaaactaaaaaaaactaaaaaaggtaaaaactaaaagaactaaaaaagaaaaaaataaatgacgacactcaaagagaaagcgaccagacaaaaggaatgttcgattagcaatcaacaaagcaccgggacacagggagtataaatgacgaccaggacataagtaaaaaaaaaactaacaaaactaaaaagaaggtaaaaactacaaaaaaactaaaaagaaaaaaaaactaaaaactaataaaaaaactaaaaaatctaaaaatctaaataaactaaaaaagaaaaaaaaggaaaaaaataaaggagaaaaacaaaactaaaaaacgaatgtatatacagaccggtacaccgggatacaaatgacgaccgggacacagggaatataaatgacgcccgggacacagggacacaactacaacggggacaccgggggaaacagggggatataaatgacgaccgggacaaaaaaactaaaaagaaaaaaaaactaaaaactaataaaaaaactaaaaaatctaaaaatctaaataagctaaaaaagaaaaaaaaaggaaaaaaataaaggagaaaaacaaaactaaaaaacgaatgtatatacagaccgggacaccgggatacaaatgacgaccgggacacagggaatataaatgacgaccgggacacagggacacaactacaacggggacaccgggggaaacagggggatataaatgacgaccgggacaccgggacagggaatggtcgattagcaatcaccatcaacaaagctcaagggcaatcattagaatcatgaggtatagatctgaatacagattgttttcccatggatcattatatgttgcatgttcaagagtcggtaaacctgacaatctatttatatgcaaagacaatgggacagcaaagaatgttgtatattcgcaagttttacgtagttaaaaccatatatatatatatatatatatatatatatatatatatatatatatatatatatatatatatatatatatatatatatatatatatctatctatattcacaggtgggacatagggacacaactacaatggcgcgtaactattatggcgcgtaacgacttacgcgcgcgggggggcttgggggggggcgcgaagtttttttagtttagttttttagttatatatatatatatatatatatatatatatatatatatatatatatacatataactacgatgtctcattgtctgtgcatataaatagattgtcaggttcaccgactcttgaacatgcaacatatgattgtccatgggaaaaacaatccgtattgagatctatacctcatgattctaatgattacccttgagctttgttgacggtgattgctaatcgaacattccctgtgtcgccgtcgtcatttatatatccccctgtgccccccggcgtcgccgttgtagttgtgactcggtcgtcatttatattccctgtgtcccggtcgtcatttgtgtcccggtgtcccagtctgtaatttctctttgagtgtcccgatcgtcatttatattccatgtatcccggtgtcccggtcgtcacttgtgtcccggtctgtatatacattcgtttttgaattggtcttctttttagttttaaatttttttaccttttttttagttttttttagttatacctaatgatacTAATGATTACTCTTGAGCTTTGTGGATGGTGATtcttaatcgaacattccctgtgtccccgtcgacATCTATATATAGAACAAGGACAAGGATATATATCCTTGTTCTATAGAACAAAGAAGAAGGATATATATCCTTGTTCTTTGATGCACGCACTCTTTTAAAACTCACCATTAcgctttttgaatattttttcaatcactAAATCAATTATCTTATGCTAGAAACTCTTAATGCTACCACTCCTTGTGGAGTAGTTCAGAAgcatttatgaaatttttcatgtttcatTGCTTAGACCGCTCAGTATTTGTTCAACACATTCATGTGGTAATTCAGTAAATCTGTTAAAGagagaattgaaacttctattggCTAGTTCAAGCAGCACTTTCCTTTCTATGCTGTCTCTGAAACggctttttattattgtgttatacattgaaaattttgtttcccAGTTTGATGATTTCAATAAACCtttcaaagaattttcattCATCGTGTATAGTTCTATTGAGCTTATTCCTTTGATAAAAATGTCATAGAAcgttatttacaaaatattgtcTCACTCCTCATTTGTTCTAGTTCTCTTACTAATTGATCCTTGAGCTCATTTGCAGGATAACTTGTCTGAGTCTTGTCTGAGAGCCTTATGTTTCTTTAACTTACATACAAATTTGCAACTCTCAGTTTTAACACATGGCTTGCAAAATAAACGGCAGTATCATCAAcaacagctacatcaaaagcTGTATGGCCATATCTATTTGTAATATCTATGTCAGATCCATGCTCCAGAAGAGTTGCAACACACTCTTTATCTCCACACCAACTAGCATAATGAAGCGCTGTCATGCCATCCTTGTCCTTAGAGTTAACATAGGCTCCATATTTGAGAAGATATTCAACAGTCTGTGTGTGTCCTTTCCAAGCTGTTTTATGAAGTGGACTTTCACCTTTCCAAGCTGCACCATGAAGTGGACTTTTACCTTCCCTACAGTTTATATTAAGATCAGCGCCAGACTGTataagacattcaacagtctctGTGTGTCCTTTCAAAGCTGCTAAATAAAGGGGAGTTTCAccataattatttcttatattaataTCAGGGCCAGACTTCAAtagacattcaacagtctgtgTGTTTCCAGTCCAAGCTGCAACATGAAGTGGAAAATCACCTAGGTAAGTACATTTTATATTAAGATCAGCGCCAGACTGTAcaagacattcaacagtctctCTGTGTTCTAACAAAGCTGCTAATAAAAGGGGAGTGTCAccataattatttcttatattaataTCAGGGCCAGACTTCAAtagacattcaacagtctgtgTGTTTCCAATCCGAGCTGCAACATG
The window above is part of the Artemia franciscana unplaced genomic scaffold, ASM3288406v1 Scaffold_6978, whole genome shotgun sequence genome. Proteins encoded here:
- the LOC136043522 gene encoding serine/threonine-protein phosphatase 6 regulatory ankyrin repeat subunit A-like, with protein sequence MSIPIERSLYLAASKGCTQVVECLLKSGIDVNIRNFHGETPLYLAALEGHTETVECLIQSGADLNIKCSYLGDSPLHVAARIGNTQTVECLLKSGPDINIRNNYGDTPLLLAALLEHRETVECLVQSGADLNIKCTYLGDFPLHVAAWTGNTQTVECLLKSGPDINIRNNYGETPLYLAALKGHTETVECLIQSGADLNINCREGKSPLHGAAWKGESPLHKTAWKGHTQTVEYLLKYGAYVNSKDKDGMTALHYASWCGDKECVATLLEHGSDIDITNRYGHTAFDVAVVDDTAVYFASHVLKLRVANLY